Proteins from one Hydrogenophaga sp. SL48 genomic window:
- a CDS encoding glycosyltransferase has product MKFNERTEMSIPGNSLLLYAPVPIYPGKGGYLLEDQACNGLRLWAENFERVIVMHPLEHGEAPPSWIPVQSSGIDLSRVEMVALPTAYRPDQFLIHYWSVRKQIAQLIDRAHYLSFSIGGLFGDWGSVAAIEAHRKGRRFAVWTDRVESEVVRHQAQTAQSAKARLRASLYHRPMAMLERAIIRRATVGLFHGAETHAAYAPYTKTAEIVHDIHLREQDRIPADELNRKLHRVLDGPLNICYLGRADTMKGTDDWIEVMAGLKSAGIDFHATWLGEGERLQAMKAEVDRLGLGEQITLPGFVRDRTAILKALREAHLFVFCHKTPESPRNLIEALVSGTPIIGYNSPFPQDLISANGGGLLSPKDDVKALVASLVGLAGDRKRLSHLIGQAALDGSAFNDVEVFRHRSEVIRTYL; this is encoded by the coding sequence ATGAAATTCAACGAAAGAACTGAGATGTCGATACCTGGCAACAGCTTGCTGCTGTACGCACCTGTTCCGATCTACCCCGGCAAAGGTGGTTACCTGCTTGAGGACCAGGCATGCAATGGTCTGCGGCTCTGGGCGGAGAACTTTGAACGGGTGATCGTGATGCATCCACTCGAACACGGTGAAGCACCGCCCAGTTGGATCCCCGTTCAATCATCTGGCATTGATCTGAGCCGCGTGGAAATGGTGGCGCTGCCCACCGCCTACCGTCCCGATCAGTTTCTCATCCACTACTGGTCGGTTCGAAAGCAGATCGCGCAACTCATTGACCGTGCCCACTACCTGTCGTTCTCTATCGGTGGCCTGTTCGGCGACTGGGGCTCCGTCGCTGCCATCGAAGCCCATAGAAAAGGGAGGCGCTTTGCCGTCTGGACAGACCGAGTGGAATCAGAGGTGGTCCGCCACCAAGCGCAGACTGCTCAAAGTGCCAAGGCACGCCTGAGAGCATCCCTGTATCACCGTCCAATGGCGATGCTGGAGCGCGCCATCATTCGACGAGCCACCGTCGGCCTGTTTCACGGCGCGGAAACCCACGCCGCATACGCCCCCTACACCAAAACCGCCGAAATCGTTCACGACATCCACTTGCGGGAGCAGGATCGAATTCCCGCCGACGAGCTCAATCGCAAGCTTCATCGTGTCCTGGACGGTCCCCTGAACATCTGTTATCTCGGTCGTGCCGACACCATGAAGGGAACGGATGATTGGATCGAAGTGATGGCCGGTCTCAAATCGGCAGGCATCGACTTCCATGCAACTTGGTTGGGTGAGGGAGAACGCCTGCAGGCCATGAAGGCAGAAGTGGACCGTTTGGGGCTGGGGGAGCAGATCACGTTGCCCGGCTTCGTGAGAGACCGAACGGCCATTCTGAAAGCACTCCGAGAGGCTCACCTCTTCGTGTTTTGCCACAAAACGCCGGAGTCGCCGAGGAATCTGATCGAAGCGCTGGTGTCCGGTACCCCGATCATCGGGTACAACAGCCCGTTTCCCCAAGACCTGATCTCGGCGAACGGAGGGGGTCTGCTGTCTCCCAAGGATGATGTCAAGGCCCTGGTGGCATCGCTGGTTGGCTTGGCGGGTGACCGCAAGCGCCTGTCCCATTTGATCGGTCAGGCCGCGCTGGATGGCAGCGCCTTCAACGATGTGGAAGTGTTCAGACATCGAAGCGAAGTGATTCGCACCTACCTCTGA